In one window of Enoplosus armatus isolate fEnoArm2 chromosome 7, fEnoArm2.hap1, whole genome shotgun sequence DNA:
- the mob3a gene encoding MOB kinase activator 3A has translation MSMALKQVFNKDRTFRPKRKFEPGTQRFDLHKKAQASLNAGLDLKQAVQLPHGEDLNDWVAVHVVDFFNRINLIYGTISDSCTDQTCPVMSGGPKYEYRWQDEHKYKRPTALSAPKYMSLLMDWIEVQINNENIFPTNVGTPFPKTFMQVAKKILSRLFRVFVHVYIHHFDRVSQMGAEAHVNTCYKHFYYFVTEFNLTDHKELEPLKEMTSRMCH, from the exons ATGTCCATGGCGCTGAAACAAGTCTTCAACAAAGACAGGACATTCCGGCCCAAGCGCAAGTTTGAGCCCGGGACGCAGCGCTTCGATCTGCACAAGAAGGCCCAGGCGTCTCTGAACGCAGGGCTGGACCTGAAGCAGGCCGTGCAGCTGCCCCACGGTGAGGACCTCAACGACTGGGTGGCCGTCCACGTGGTCGACTTCTTCAACCGCATCAACCTCATCTACGGCACCATCAGCGACTCCTGCACCGATCAAACCTGCCCCGTCATGTCCGGTGGGCCTAAGTACGAATACCGATGGCAGGACGAGCACAAGTACAAGAGGCCAACGGCGCTGTCTGCCCCCAAATACATGAGCCTGCTCATGGATTGGATTGAGGTACAGATCAACAATGAGAACATCTTTCCCACCAACGTCG GTACTCCCTTCCCTAAGACCTTCATGCAGGTGGCTAAGAAGATTTTGTCTCGTCTGTTCCGGGTGTTTGTTCACGTCTACATTCACCACTTTGACCGTGTGAGCCAGATGGGGGCTGAGGCTCACGTCAATACCTGCTACAAGCATTTCTATTACTTTGTCACTGAGTTCAACCTCACGGACCACAAAGAGCTGGAGCCCCTG AAAGAGATGACCTCTCGGATGTGTCACTGA